A single Defluviitalea saccharophila DNA region contains:
- a CDS encoding ABC-F family ATP-binding cassette domain-containing protein, with product MSILTVENLSHGFGDRAIFNNVSFRLLKGEHVGLIGANGEGKSTFMNIITGKLEPDQGTVEWAKRVRVGYLDQHTVLQKGLTIKDVLKSAFQYLFDLEIEMNELCEKMSDADPEELEKMLEDFGMIQDILTHNDFYMIDAKVQEIARGLGLEDIGLDKDVNDLSGGQRTKVLLGKLLLEKPDILLLDEPTNYLDEQHIEWLKRFLQEYENAFILISHDIPFLNSVINLIYHMENQELNRYVGDYNNFIQIYEAKKQQLEAAYKRQQQEIAELKDFVARNKARVSTRNMAMSRQKKLDNMEIIELAKEKPKPEFNFKESRASGKLIFETRDLVIGYDEPLSNPLNLKMERGQKIALVGANGLGKTTLLRSILGEIKALSGSIELGDYLHIGYFEQEMKENNYNTCIEEMWKEFPSYTQFEVRAALAKCGLTTKHIESKILVLSGGEQAKVRLCKLINKETNLLVLDEPTNHLDVDAKTELKRALQAYKGSILLISHEPEFYSDIVTDVWNCESWTTKLI from the coding sequence ATGAGTATTTTAACTGTAGAAAATCTAAGCCATGGTTTTGGAGATAGAGCTATTTTTAACAATGTTTCCTTCCGCCTCTTAAAAGGAGAACATGTTGGCTTAATAGGCGCCAATGGAGAAGGAAAATCCACTTTTATGAATATAATCACTGGTAAACTGGAACCGGATCAAGGAACTGTTGAATGGGCAAAGCGTGTTCGAGTAGGCTATCTAGATCAACATACTGTACTGCAAAAAGGTCTGACCATAAAAGATGTATTAAAAAGCGCATTTCAGTATCTATTCGATCTTGAAATAGAAATGAATGAACTATGTGAAAAAATGTCCGATGCTGATCCTGAAGAACTTGAAAAAATGCTTGAAGATTTCGGTATGATTCAGGATATATTAACTCATAATGACTTCTATATGATTGATGCCAAAGTACAAGAAATTGCCAGAGGTTTGGGACTGGAAGATATCGGATTAGATAAAGATGTAAATGATTTAAGTGGCGGTCAAAGAACAAAAGTGCTGCTTGGAAAATTACTTCTGGAAAAGCCTGATATACTCCTCTTAGATGAGCCTACCAATTATCTTGATGAGCAACATATCGAATGGTTAAAACGCTTTCTTCAGGAATATGAAAATGCCTTTATTCTTATCTCCCACGATATCCCCTTTCTTAATAGTGTTATTAATTTGATTTATCATATGGAAAATCAGGAATTAAATCGCTATGTTGGGGACTATAATAACTTTATACAGATTTATGAGGCAAAAAAACAACAATTAGAAGCTGCTTATAAAAGACAGCAGCAGGAAATTGCTGAATTAAAAGATTTTGTTGCCAGAAATAAGGCTAGGGTTTCCACGAGAAATATGGCTATGTCCAGACAGAAAAAACTGGACAACATGGAAATCATAGAATTAGCCAAAGAAAAGCCAAAACCTGAATTTAACTTCAAAGAATCCAGAGCCTCTGGAAAATTAATTTTTGAAACCAGAGATTTGGTGATCGGTTATGACGAACCTCTTTCAAATCCTTTAAACCTCAAAATGGAAAGAGGTCAAAAAATCGCTCTGGTAGGTGCCAACGGTCTGGGTAAAACCACCCTACTAAGAAGCATCTTAGGAGAAATCAAGGCTCTTTCAGGTTCTATAGAACTGGGAGATTACCTTCATATAGGTTATTTTGAGCAGGAAATGAAAGAAAATAATTATAATACCTGTATTGAAGAAATGTGGAAAGAATTCCCTTCCTATACTCAGTTTGAAGTTCGGGCCGCCTTGGCAAAATGTGGACTTACCACAAAACATATTGAGAGCAAAATACTGGTTTTAAGCGGTGGAGAACAAGCGAAGGTAAGACTTTGCAAACTCATCAATAAAGAAACAAATCTATTGGTACTGGACGAACCGACCAACCATTTGGATGTCGATGCAAAAACCGAATTAAAACGTGCATTGCAAGCCTATAAAGGAAGTATTTTGCTTATTTCTCACGAACCGGAATTCTATTCCGATATAGTAACGGATGTATGGAATTGCGAATCCTGGACAACAAAATTAATTTAA
- a CDS encoding ABC transporter permease produces MNSLDLILMSIRNLWRRKLRTSLTILGVIIGTSSIVLMLSLGFAMNLNLENSMKRWGDLSVIEVWPNYSKMTSNQEQPSISEEEIAQLETLSNVEMVLPQLSLYVPAVVGKYKGYIEIIGITPEAMKALGYNVGEGREFNKDDRMVMIAGTQIPMMFEKIGASNRGRMMGGWNENQEAPFEMLNQIVKISFDQSYGERNAPKPVVKAPRPTNVMVIGMMEDKNYETNYRCYMPVESVKKLILEQKEYELKVREANGEKISKNRNSKELTYQNVKVKVQDVHSVDSVLEQIRNLGLEAYSMSDGLKEVKNMFKGIQMVLGGIGAVSLLVAALGITNTMIMSIYERTREIGIMKVIGAILTDIKKMFLIEAGMIGFLGGLAGILISLLISFLLNRFGSGGLLGNLFGPPEEGVKTYVSVIPLWLLGAALLFSSLIGMIAGYFPARRAMKLSALSAIKTE; encoded by the coding sequence ATGAATAGTTTAGACTTAATACTAATGAGTATACGCAATTTGTGGCGGCGCAAATTGCGTACATCCCTTACTATATTAGGCGTTATTATTGGAACCAGTTCCATCGTACTTATGCTTTCTTTAGGCTTTGCAATGAACCTGAATCTAGAAAATTCTATGAAACGCTGGGGAGATTTATCCGTCATTGAAGTCTGGCCCAACTACAGTAAAATGACATCTAACCAAGAACAACCCTCCATTTCAGAAGAAGAAATTGCCCAGCTAGAAACTCTTTCCAATGTTGAAATGGTGCTGCCTCAATTATCCCTATATGTTCCCGCTGTAGTCGGGAAATACAAGGGATATATCGAAATTATAGGCATTACTCCCGAAGCAATGAAAGCTCTTGGTTATAATGTGGGAGAAGGAAGAGAATTCAATAAAGATGATCGCATGGTAATGATTGCCGGCACTCAAATTCCTATGATGTTTGAGAAAATTGGAGCATCTAATAGAGGAAGAATGATGGGAGGTTGGAATGAGAATCAGGAAGCCCCCTTTGAAATGCTAAATCAGATTGTAAAAATTTCCTTCGACCAAAGCTATGGAGAACGAAATGCTCCAAAGCCTGTTGTAAAAGCTCCTCGCCCTACAAATGTCATGGTCATAGGCATGATGGAAGATAAAAACTATGAAACCAATTACCGTTGTTATATGCCAGTTGAATCTGTAAAAAAACTCATTTTAGAACAAAAAGAATATGAACTAAAAGTGCGAGAAGCCAATGGTGAAAAGATTTCAAAAAATAGAAACAGTAAAGAACTCACCTATCAGAATGTTAAAGTAAAAGTACAGGATGTCCATTCCGTGGACAGCGTTTTAGAACAAATCCGTAATTTGGGATTGGAAGCATATAGTATGTCGGACGGATTAAAAGAAGTAAAAAATATGTTTAAGGGAATTCAAATGGTGCTAGGTGGTATTGGTGCAGTTTCCCTTCTTGTTGCCGCATTAGGCATTACAAACACAATGATTATGTCCATCTATGAAAGGACAAGGGAAATTGGAATCATGAAGGTAATAGGTGCTATCCTTACGGATATTAAAAAGATGTTTTTAATCGAAGCAGGAATGATAGGTTTTCTCGGAGGGCTGGCAGGAATCTTAATAAGCCTTCTTATCTCTTTTCTTCTTAATCGTTTTGGATCGGGAGGCCTTTTAGGAAATTTGTTCGGACCTCCAGAAGAAGGAGTAAAGACCTATGTATCCGTTATTCCTTTATGGCTTTTAGGAGCAGCTTTATTATTCAGCAGCCTCATCGGAATGATTGCCGGCTACTTCCCGGCTCGAAGAGCTATGAAACTATCTGCACTCAGTGCCATAAAGACCGAATAA